Part of the Lolium rigidum isolate FL_2022 chromosome 6, APGP_CSIRO_Lrig_0.1, whole genome shotgun sequence genome, AGCCTGTAAAGATAAGGTTTTGCTTACCAAGTTGATAAGTAATATTCCCTCTGTCCCAAATTAAGTTGATCCAAAGATACGCATGGTTGCTGAGAAGCACGCAGAcatgcatatctagacaaagttgagtcaattaatttgggatGGACGGAGTAAACTGGATCAACCCATCGAGCAGTGTCAAACTCACACCTTTGAGAGCCAATGCAGGCTGTTGGACGAGCAGACAAGATGCAAGGATCCACTAGTGAAGAGCCTCTCGTAAAACGACCCTGAAGAAACACCGGTTACAACAACAGGATCATTGCTGTGGAGCTTGACCAGGCTCTTCACCACAGTGTTGAAGTCATTGTCAGGTAGGTCGTTGAGAAGCACACACACTTCCGGTGGTGGCCGCTGGAACTGAATGCAGTAACTATGGATGGCCTTCACCGCGATTGACACCAGCACTAGCGCGTTTGGACCAGAGGAGCACCCCAGGTCAGCAATCACCATCTTTGTCGGCAACAAggtgttgttgttgctgcctAAGTCAAGGATGGCCGCTTCTATCAGGGGTTTCATCTTGTTTTGTTCAGCATTCTGCAATTGAGTTATAGTTCTTTAGAAAAATCTAGTCTAGTATGTCTTTGATAAATGGTGTTCTTAACGTCCTCAACTTTTCTGTATAACTCAGTAATATAAGCGATAGACTGAAGGAGTGCTCGATGCAGTAGTTTTGATGAGCCAAAGGTGTCAAAGAACATTAGAGAATTAATCGAGAGAGGAGAAGGTACCTGAATAGTAGAGTTGTGAGCATAGCTTGTTTCCCCTTGTCCTTGATTCATATGCACCGTGTGTTTGGAGGCCATGGCGTTGGTTGAGAAACACTAAAACTTCAGATCTTGAATCTGCAGGAACCAGAAGGAAATGCCGACAGGATACTGGAagctgaaatacttcttattttgGTGGTCAACTGGGATGACTTTCCTGAGCTTGGAGCTACTAATTGGGGGCAACAGCAAGGCCGGCATGCTTTATTATTTTAATCTTAGGAGCAGCCTATGGAAACACTGAAAGGTTGGTCAAATCCAGATCAGAATACAATACTAGCAAACACTTCGGTGGATATGCATTATTTATTTTAGACTTCCAAGCCTGTTATTTTGAACTGGTTAAGTTGTTCAACATGGGATCGAGCTGAAAAATGCTGAAAATTTTAGAGCAGCACAGACAGTCCTTTTACTATTTTCGGAGTGGTatacttttatttatttactgtgGCTGCACATTTGAGTTTTCCTTTAGTGCTTATGCAGCTAATAAATTCTTGACCAATAGGCACAAGAAATTGATCAGCCAATGCATGCCAAACAAGCATGTAAATAATGAACTATTTTACAGAATTCAGATAATTAGCATCAGAAGACAAATAAAATGGCAGAATATAATGAAGAATCTTAGAAGTTTCTTGATACTTGCAGGATTACCATACGAACGGAAGAGGATATGTCCTATCACTGCAAAGTTCCAGTACCGAACACAAAGTTCACGTCCCCGGCCAGCCCATGGTTCCGCATCTTGATTATCTGACGTGCATCTTCATGGTTTGTTAACTAAAAATGCCCACGAAGCAATTTGTTGTTGGACAGAGTGGTTCAGTCCGCATCCATGCCTTATCCCAAACTCCTCTGCACGTATTTAGTGGGCAAGCCAATGCATAGTAATTGCCCAAGCAAAATTTAATTTATTTGAAGAGAATATGAATGGGGGTGACGTGCATTATTATTTCTAATTTCTGACTCCAGCTCCTACTAAAATCACCCCTCTCATATTGGAGCTGTGCTTTCTAGTGCATTTTCACATTCCATCAAACAAGTAAACTGACACTGATACTGTTTCTCTGTATAGAGAATCAAAGTTCAGAGAACAATTGTGTTCAGGATTTGCTAACACAAAATAAGAAGCAACCATGTGTGTACTCAATTAGTCTGTCATACACTGACTACACAATCAGTTATTCCAGACCCAGGGGAGCTATCCAAGAATATCTgctctttttttttgcgagtgAAGAATATGTGCTCTTATAAGTCAGCAATGCAACAGGTGTGTATTGGCCTAAAATGTCAATACTGGATGCAGTATCAGTGGGGTAGCTAGCTACATTTACATAAATATAGCAAGCAGGTGTAGTATGATATTTCCATCACAAGTACTAGAGAATGAAGCTCAAATTGAAATGTGCTAGACTGGGGTACTATGAACACTTGAACAGCAACACAGACCAAGTTCTTCCAGAGCTAGTTCGTTTTCTATGAATTTCTCAATCCTCCCTTGCCATGTGGTAAGAGTTTTCACTAAATATGTACAATAAGTTGGGAGTTTCACATAATTGGCACACACAATTGTTACTTTGATCTTCCAGATGTTTGAATCtcattgcaaaacttactaagATAGACGGAGTACATAACACAATCTACCGTCAGGTGCCTGATCATCATGCTTTTGCGAGGGATGCGACCAGCATAACTCGTGGGTTTCTAGCACACCCATCTTGCATGCTTCCTTCCACACTCCATCGACGCTCTGCGGTCCTCACAAACTCATCCATAACCTCTCCAAAATGCTCGACTATTATCGGCTCAAATATGGCTCTCAGATGATTCAAAAACCTGCTTGGTGTCACGAATGTGTTGTCATAGTCGGTTTTAGGGTCATGTTCTCGCATCTCCCTGATTGAAAAGGAGCCTTCTTCTTGTATGATCTCCCTCAGTTCTTGGCAGGAGGGTCCATATAACGGAATGTAGAAAGAATCAAATTTTGCTTTGTCAATCGCACCCTGCCAAAAAATACCATAACATCAGGGGGCAAACACTCGTGTATTTGTTAGCAAATGATAAATTCTATGCTAAGAAAAAACgaatgtactacctccatcccaaaacttaaggcttatatttttttgaaaagtcaaaccaagtaaagtttgactaaatttttagaacaatctatcaacaaatataatattttgtagataccatacgaaaatatatttcattatctatttaatgatattaattttgtattttgcatgttaatgatttttggtaaaagcttagtcaaacttgacatagtttgactttcaaaagataatataagccttaagttttgggatggaggtagtacctcTGAGGTCATGACACTTAGAATCTGAGCTACAATTTCCCACAGGTGAAAGAATCTGGAGGCAATTACATAAGAAGGCCTCCCGATAATGGAAACAACCATCCGGCCTCCCGAGACCAATTCTTTGGCTCTCAACTTGAGAAAAAGTGTGAAATCTTTCCTGAACTGTTGAGCATAAGCCTCATGGACCATAGGGAGCCTTTCACGCCTAGCGTTCTCATCGATGTCATACGCCGGAATCTGATTCCTCGTTAGATGTTCAGGGGCCTATAAAGATAAGGTtttacttatatattcaacaagtaATCAAATGGATCGATCCATTGACCAGTGTCAAACTCACACCTTTGAGAGCCATTGCAGGCTATTTGACGAGCAGACAAGATGCAAGGAACCACTAGTGAAGAGCCTCTCGTAAAATGACCCCGGTGTGACACCAGTCACGACTAAAGGCTTGTTGCTTTGACGGAGCGTGACGAGGCTCTTCACCACCGCGTTGAAGTCGTTTTCAGGCAGGTCGTTGAGGAGCACACATACTTCCGGTGGTGACTGCTGGAACTGAAGGCAGTGGTTGTGGATAGCCTCGACGGCAAGCGATACCAGTGCTAGCGCGTTTGGGCCAGAAGAGCAGCCCAAGTCTGCGATCAGCATCTTTCTGGGGAACACAGTGCTGCTGTTGATGCTGCTGCATAAGTCAACGACGGCCGCTTCTATCAGGGGCTTCATCCTGTTCTGTTGAGCGTTCTGCAGGTCGAGTTCTAATTTTTCAAAAAATCTAGTCTAATCATTTAGCTAATTGGCGTGCTTCTTAACTTCTCACGGCAGTTTCAATCTCAGTAAAATAAGCCATGTTATGAACAGATTCTTGATTAAACAGTTCAGAGAAGCCAAGTGTCAAATAAAAAAGAGATCAGCATGCAATAGAAGATTAGAAACAGTATTAGTGGATGGAACAAGAAATGAGAAGATACCTGAATACTGGAGTTGCGAGCGTAGCTTGTTTCCCCTTGTCCTTGATTCATACGCACCATCTGACTGGAGGCCATGGCTTTGGTTGGAGCAGAGATAAACTCTAGATCTTGAGAAGTTCAGTGCTTCTTTGTTCTATGATCAATGCGAATGTGTTTTCTGGGGGCTACTTATTGGCAACAATACTAGGGAGGTACCAGGCTTCCTTATTCTAAATCCTGGACGAGCAAATGGAAAGGCGGCTGGCAAGGTTGGTCAAATCCGCATCAGGATATCATACTAAGAACCAGTCACTTGCAGGGTTGTTTCAGACTAACACGCTTGTTATTTTCAACGAGTTCAATTATTCAACAT contains:
- the LOC124668156 gene encoding salicylate/benzoate carboxyl methyltransferase-like, whose protein sequence is MASSQMVRMNQGQGETSYARNSSIQNAQQNRMKPLIEAAVVDLCSSINSSTVFPRKMLIADLGCSSGPNALALVSLAVEAIHNHCLQFQQSPPEVCVLLNDLPENDFNAVVKSLVTLRQSNKPLVVTGVTPGSFYERLFTSGSLHLVCSSNSLQWLSKAPEHLTRNQIPAYDIDENARRERLPMVHEAYAQQFRKDFTLFLKLRAKELVSGGRMVVSIIGRPSYVIASRFFHLWEIVAQILSVMTSEGAIDKAKFDSFYIPLYGPSCQELREIIQEEGSFSIREMREHDPKTDYDNTFVTPSRFLNHLRAIFEPIIVEHFGEVMDEFVRTAERRWSVEGSMQDGCARNPRVMLVASLAKA